In Campylobacter concisus, the following are encoded in one genomic region:
- a CDS encoding Hcp family type VI secretion system effector, translated as MSQPVYIKVKGSTQGLISSGASTEASIGNRYQSGHEDEIMAQEVSHIVTVPTDPQSGQPSGQRVHKPFSFTTSLNKAVPLLYNALTQGERLPEVEIYWYRTSTSGGAEHFFTTKLEDATITDITLVSPNAQDKLNSDKTELFKVSMNYRKIVWEHVAAGTSGSDDWREATKKA; from the coding sequence ATGTCACAACCAGTGTATATTAAAGTGAAAGGTTCTACACAAGGACTTATTTCAAGCGGTGCTTCAACAGAAGCTAGTATAGGTAATCGCTATCAGTCAGGTCACGAAGATGAGATCATGGCTCAAGAGGTTTCTCATATAGTAACAGTTCCAACTGATCCACAAAGTGGACAACCATCAGGTCAAAGAGTCCATAAGCCATTTAGTTTTACTACATCACTAAATAAAGCTGTTCCACTTCTTTACAATGCCTTAACACAAGGCGAAAGACTTCCAGAGGTTGAGATCTATTGGTATAGAACATCAACTAGTGGTGGTGCGGAGCATTTCTTTACTACAAAACTAGAAGATGCAACTATAACAGATATTACTCTAGTAAGTCCAAATGCTCAAGACAAGCTAAACAGCGACAAAACAGAGCTTTTCAAAGTTTCAATGAACTATAGAAAGATAGTTTGGGAACACGTAGCTGCAGGCACAAGCGGAAGCGACGACTGGAGAGAAGCTACTAAAAAAGCTTAA
- the tssM gene encoding type VI secretion system membrane subunit TssM, with the protein MAFIDYLRRFFVFFRFKHSTILVASIALSILFWLYAPLIAFNDVYSFASISSRVTILIAFWAVILFFVLIKPLMHYLASQKDEKNNKLKEIKKESMDSFGKAKRNFMLSLKDAKTTWKKDINFKKLPLIMIMGNEGAGKSAFINYSNIEFPLSDSLDTYKKIHKSTTNFNLYISKFGALLDTEGIHFAQESLYQPTATEELPEDDVDKNRDYLLKKSIWSEFLHFLKRNDFNARLSGAVLIIDTKKFLEGTQEYFDELIRYMIKRVNDCEKHLNIKFPIYIVFSKLDLIDGMGDYFRLFNEDVANKALGINLDPNFSKQSLETELKNLSESLFKHLMSKNSISHLLEDKKRSYLFLKQLDNFFALVKDFVTKLSSQNALKNSSTINGVYFVSAYQENIPINYLTNTICDRYNIKKPLLRAVNNYSKQSYFVKSFLKEIAFKANLNKFGAQNRFTKFVNFVLVAILCAGVYLGSSFILETKNIKEQNAINNANKISSYLDGKKYKDLSPTQKIELLNLLKQSLNDYPRIFSGDTKFEYITLDTSYKGFTPVKALYYDLNADFFKNTVLTEMENILKNEIDPDKLIKAFYMYDSLFDKDYTNVDLFKIWISTNWDKFEKYGVAKDEFLAHIEAILKAENLNITADTVAQSIANTRLSPVQRAQRLYYILEFISFKDDKSFYDIKKDVENLYTVVQEKEAFKPFNKIYTKENLRDFLSKLSSNIDQTAGIESWLMETNSSLKDISSNDKKELSIAVIELYLQNYADKWSQILREIEPNEFTTKKEVIEELDILSKRENPLNSLIKLTNQNTNLNDENLLKYIYSLGFASSEIKRVFSDFSAKFTNYHALNSNDLLDIISNDVTSVYKKVSDYNFEMLQSNDDKIVYAINGIKNENDPFVVLNNDAKKLPDELNEYYQKLSTLAWKQVENGASVLLSTAYRDDVFDDFESLIKPFYPFNEQSPKAVSIEEFKRFFGKNGTWNSFYDRYLKQILSKTADGYKIRPKYAKELRFSRDFLKNIAYIDRISNLMLDSNDELKLNYNLKAVDLSANFSHINISYSNNSLTYDHTIASNLIVSSKNFDISTQFKFNAVSSTGSERKELSFDGEWGWYKILKASNFSSVGVSTLNFDGRRDSYFGFEVTPNGGELLELMDIIPTINLPKKMLY; encoded by the coding sequence ATGGCATTTATCGATTACCTAAGAAGATTTTTTGTCTTTTTTAGATTTAAACACAGTACAATTTTGGTAGCTTCTATTGCATTAAGTATCTTATTTTGGCTTTATGCTCCACTTATAGCTTTTAATGATGTATATAGCTTTGCTAGTATAAGTTCAAGAGTCACTATATTAATTGCATTTTGGGCAGTTATTTTGTTTTTTGTTTTAATCAAACCATTAATGCACTATTTAGCATCTCAAAAAGATGAAAAAAATAATAAGCTAAAAGAGATAAAAAAAGAGTCTATGGATAGTTTTGGTAAGGCAAAAAGAAATTTTATGCTTTCTTTGAAAGATGCCAAAACAACATGGAAAAAAGATATAAATTTTAAAAAATTACCTTTAATAATGATAATGGGTAATGAAGGTGCTGGAAAGAGCGCATTTATAAACTACTCAAATATAGAATTTCCACTATCTGATAGTTTAGATACTTATAAAAAAATACACAAAAGTACAACAAACTTTAATCTTTACATTTCAAAATTTGGTGCACTTTTAGATACTGAGGGTATACATTTTGCACAAGAGAGCTTGTATCAGCCAACAGCTACGGAAGAGCTTCCTGAAGATGATGTGGATAAAAATAGGGATTACTTGCTTAAAAAAAGTATCTGGAGTGAATTTTTACACTTTTTAAAACGAAATGATTTTAACGCTAGATTAAGTGGCGCGGTTTTAATCATAGACACTAAAAAATTCCTCGAAGGCACTCAAGAATATTTTGATGAATTAATTAGATATATGATAAAAAGGGTTAATGACTGTGAGAAACATCTAAACATTAAATTCCCTATTTATATTGTTTTTAGCAAACTTGACTTAATAGATGGCATGGGAGATTATTTCAGGCTTTTCAATGAAGATGTGGCAAATAAAGCTCTAGGAATAAACTTAGATCCAAATTTCTCAAAACAATCACTAGAAACTGAACTAAAAAACCTAAGCGAGTCATTATTTAAACATCTCATGAGTAAGAATTCGATTTCGCATTTATTGGAAGATAAAAAACGTTCATATCTCTTTTTAAAACAACTTGATAATTTTTTTGCTTTAGTGAAAGATTTTGTAACAAAGCTAAGCTCTCAAAATGCACTTAAAAATAGCTCAACCATAAATGGAGTTTATTTCGTAAGTGCTTATCAAGAAAATATACCTATAAACTACCTTACAAACACTATTTGTGATAGATATAATATCAAAAAACCACTTTTAAGAGCAGTAAATAACTATAGCAAACAAAGCTATTTTGTAAAATCATTTTTAAAAGAGATAGCTTTTAAAGCCAACTTAAATAAATTTGGTGCTCAAAATAGATTTACAAAATTTGTAAATTTTGTTTTAGTAGCCATACTTTGTGCTGGAGTATATTTGGGTTCTAGTTTTATTCTAGAGACCAAAAATATAAAAGAGCAAAATGCTATAAATAATGCAAATAAAATTTCTTCATACCTTGATGGCAAAAAATACAAGGATCTCTCTCCAACACAAAAGATTGAGCTTCTAAATTTACTAAAACAAAGTCTAAATGACTATCCAAGAATCTTCAGCGGTGATACTAAATTTGAGTATATAACACTAGATACTTCGTATAAAGGCTTTACTCCAGTTAAAGCACTTTACTATGATTTAAATGCTGATTTTTTCAAAAATACAGTTTTAACTGAAATGGAAAATATACTAAAAAATGAAATTGATCCAGATAAGCTAATAAAAGCATTTTATATGTATGATTCGCTCTTTGACAAAGACTACACAAATGTGGATTTATTTAAAATTTGGATTAGCACAAACTGGGATAAATTTGAAAAATATGGCGTTGCAAAAGATGAATTTTTAGCTCATATTGAGGCTATTTTAAAGGCAGAAAATTTAAACATAACTGCAGATACAGTTGCTCAAAGTATAGCAAATACGAGGCTATCACCTGTTCAAAGAGCACAAAGGCTCTACTATATACTTGAGTTCATATCATTCAAGGACGATAAATCTTTTTACGATATTAAAAAAGATGTTGAAAATTTATACACAGTAGTCCAAGAAAAAGAAGCATTTAAGCCATTTAATAAAATTTATACAAAAGAAAATTTAAGAGATTTCTTGTCAAAGCTTAGCTCAAACATAGATCAAACAGCTGGAATAGAATCTTGGCTAATGGAGACAAATTCTTCTTTAAAAGATATTAGCTCAAATGATAAGAAAGAGCTAAGCATTGCTGTAATAGAGCTTTATTTGCAAAATTATGCTGATAAGTGGAGCCAAATTTTAAGAGAAATAGAACCAAATGAATTTACTACAAAAAAAGAGGTCATAGAAGAGCTCGACATCTTGTCAAAGAGAGAAAATCCTTTAAATTCTTTAATAAAATTAACTAATCAAAATACAAATTTAAATGATGAGAATTTACTAAAATATATCTACTCTCTAGGATTTGCTTCAAGTGAGATAAAGCGTGTTTTCAGTGATTTTAGTGCTAAATTTACTAACTATCATGCGTTAAATTCTAATGACTTGCTAGATATTATAAGCAACGATGTAACAAGCGTTTATAAAAAAGTTAGTGACTATAACTTTGAAATGCTTCAAAGCAACGATGATAAAATAGTTTATGCAATAAATGGCATAAAAAACGAAAACGATCCATTTGTTGTCTTAAATAATGATGCTAAGAAGCTTCCAGATGAGTTAAATGAATATTATCAAAAGTTATCAACACTTGCATGGAAACAAGTAGAAAATGGTGCTTCGGTGCTTTTATCAACAGCATATAGAGATGATGTTTTTGATGATTTTGAAAGTCTTATCAAGCCATTTTATCCATTTAACGAACAATCTCCAAAGGCTGTCAGCATAGAAGAATTTAAAAGATTCTTTGGCAAAAACGGAACTTGGAATAGCTTTTATGATAGATATCTAAAACAAATCTTAAGTAAAACTGCTGATGGTTATAAAATAAGACCAAAATATGCAAAAGAGCTAAGATTTAGCAGAGATTTCCTTAAAAATATTGCCTATATAGACAGAATTTCAAATTTAATGCTTGATTCAAATGATGAGCTAAAATTAAATTATAATTTAAAAGCTGTCGACTTATCGGCAAATTTTAGCCATATAAATATTAGCTATTCTAATAACTCTTTGACTTATGATCATACAATTGCCTCAAATTTGATAGTTTCAAGCAAAAATTTTGATATATCAACGCAGTTTAAATTCAATGCAGTTTCAAGTACTGGAAGCGAGAGAAAAGAGTTAAGCTTTGATGGAGAGTGGGGCTGGTATAAGATATTAAAAGCTTCAAATTTTAGTAGCGTTGGCGTTAGTACGCTTAATTTTGATGGTAGAAGAGATTCGTATTTTGGCTTTGAAGTAACACCAAATGGAGGAGAGCTTTTAGAGCTTATGGATATCATACCAACGATAAATTTACCAAAGAAGATGCTTTATTAA